TTTCGATGAAAAATTGATTTGGCTGCAACAGATTTCTGCTCACGAAAACTGCGTTGCAATCGGCGAATGCGGACTTGATGGTTTGATCGGTGTTGACGAAGAACTTCAAAGGAAGGCGTTTTTTGCCCAGATCGAAATCGCCAATTCTGTGAAGAAACCTTTAATCATTCACTGTGTAAAAAGATTTTCGCAAATCTATCAATTCCGGAAATTAGCTAAAGTTCCGATGATTATTCATGGGTTCAACAAACGCAAAACAATAGGCGATGATCTTTTGAAAAACGGATTCTGTTTAAGTTTTGGAAAATCAGTTCTGTATAATGTAAATTTGCAGGATTTTGTGAAGCACCTTCCGATCGAAAAACTGTTTCTTGAAACTGATTCTGCAGATTTTGAAATCAAGGAACTTTACCAAAAAGTAGCAGACTTAAAAAACATGAGATTGGAGGATTTGAGCGAAAAAATCAAAAATAATCTACAGAATATGCAAATTCCGATATAAAAATGCAGAAAAAGTGGCTGGAGCGAACAGAGCTTCTTATCAAAGAACAGGGAATTGAGAAACTACAGAACGCAAATCTCCTCGTGGTAGGTTTGGGTGGAGTAGGCTCTTTCGCGGCTGAATTTCTGGCGCGCTCGGGAGTTGGAAAAATGACCATTGTTGATGGCGATACAGTGGATATTACAAATATCAACCGCCAACTTCCTGCACTGCATTCTACTGTCGGTAAGTCAAAGGTAGAAGTCGTTTCGGAAAGACTGCTGGATATAAATCCGGAATTACAGCTTACTAAAATCAATGAATTCCTGAATCCCGAGAGAATGGCGGAAGTTATTGGAGCTGAAA
The window above is part of the Kaistella faecalis genome. Proteins encoded here:
- a CDS encoding TatD family hydrolase, whose product is MNFFDFHHHDADRKSGIYNLKFNEEAPGNFFSAGIHPNAVSDDFDEKLIWLQQISAHENCVAIGECGLDGLIGVDEELQRKAFFAQIEIANSVKKPLIIHCVKRFSQIYQFRKLAKVPMIIHGFNKRKTIGDDLLKNGFCLSFGKSVLYNVNLQDFVKHLPIEKLFLETDSADFEIKELYQKVADLKNMRLEDLSEKIKNNLQNMQIPI